From the genome of Phytohabitans rumicis, one region includes:
- a CDS encoding alpha-amylase family glycosyl hydrolase → MSGPTYRIQVRPDFDLHATADVVGYLADLGVGQLYSAPLLAATPGSTHGYDVVDHSRVNPELGGEPAFQKLRGALREAGLGLVVDIVPNHMGVAVPAANPAWWDVLRRGRESAYSRWFDIDWSAGRLRLPVLADDPAALNDLKVVNGELVYQELSFPIADGTGDGEPRAVHDRQHYQLVSWRDGPSYRRFFAVSTLVALRVEDPAVFEATHAEILRWGADGIRVDHPDGLRDPAGYLSRLRAAAKDAWLIVEKILEPGEQLPRGWPVDGTTGYDALSEVCGLFVDPTGEETFTRLAGSDRGGEAWPDVAYRSKVEVASTMLAAERSRLARLVPDVPEAAEALGELAACFGVYRSYLPSGARHLHAARAEAGRRRPDLAAALDAVTARLGDPDDELAQRFQQYTGAVMAKGVEDTAEYRYTRFVALNEVGGDVSRFGVTPRRSTDRRRCATGTGRTR, encoded by the coding sequence ATGTCCGGCCCCACGTACCGGATCCAAGTGCGGCCGGACTTCGACCTGCACGCGACCGCCGACGTCGTCGGCTACCTGGCCGACCTGGGGGTCGGCCAGCTCTACAGCGCACCGCTGCTCGCCGCCACGCCCGGCTCCACCCACGGGTACGACGTGGTCGACCACTCGCGCGTCAACCCCGAACTGGGTGGCGAACCGGCGTTCCAGAAGCTGCGTGGCGCGCTACGCGAGGCGGGGCTGGGACTCGTCGTCGACATCGTGCCCAACCACATGGGCGTGGCGGTGCCGGCCGCCAACCCGGCGTGGTGGGACGTGCTGCGCCGCGGGCGGGAGTCGGCATACTCGCGCTGGTTCGACATCGACTGGTCGGCCGGGCGGCTGCGGCTGCCGGTGCTCGCCGACGACCCGGCCGCGCTGAACGACCTCAAGGTGGTCAACGGCGAACTCGTCTACCAGGAGCTGAGCTTCCCCATCGCGGACGGCACCGGCGACGGTGAGCCGCGTGCGGTGCACGACCGCCAGCACTACCAGCTCGTGTCGTGGCGGGACGGGCCCAGCTACCGCCGGTTCTTCGCGGTGTCCACACTGGTCGCCCTGCGGGTGGAGGACCCCGCCGTCTTCGAGGCCACCCACGCGGAGATCCTGCGCTGGGGCGCGGACGGCATCCGGGTGGACCATCCGGACGGCCTGCGCGACCCGGCCGGGTATCTGTCCCGTCTCCGCGCGGCCGCCAAGGACGCCTGGCTGATCGTGGAGAAGATCCTGGAGCCGGGCGAGCAGCTCCCGCGCGGCTGGCCCGTCGACGGCACCACCGGGTACGACGCGCTCAGCGAGGTGTGCGGGCTCTTCGTGGACCCGACCGGCGAGGAGACCTTTACCCGGCTCGCCGGGAGCGACAGAGGCGGCGAGGCGTGGCCCGATGTCGCGTACCGGTCCAAAGTGGAGGTCGCCAGCACGATGCTCGCCGCCGAGCGGTCGCGGCTGGCCCGGCTCGTGCCCGACGTGCCGGAGGCCGCCGAGGCGCTCGGCGAGCTGGCCGCCTGTTTCGGGGTCTACCGCTCCTATCTGCCCAGCGGGGCCCGCCACCTGCACGCCGCCCGCGCGGAGGCCGGCCGGCGCCGCCCCGACCTCGCGGCGGCGCTCGACGCGGTCACCGCCCGGCTCGGCGACCCGGACGACGAGCTGGCGCAACGCTTCCAGCAGTACACGGGCGCGGTCATGGCCAAGGGTGTGGAGGACACGGCCGAGTACCGCTACACCCGGTTCGTCGCGCTGAACGAGGTCGGCGGCGACGTCAGCCGCTTCGGCGTGACCCCGAGGCGTTCCACCGATCGGCGGCGGTGCGCGACCGGGACTGGCCGTACTCGATGA